One window of Deinococcus budaensis genomic DNA carries:
- the hisIE gene encoding bifunctional phosphoribosyl-AMP cyclohydrolase/phosphoribosyl-ATP diphosphatase HisIE encodes MTAPTLDTLKFGEDGLIPVVTQDARTGAVLMQAYADRAAVERTLGTREATYYSRSRGEQWVKGATSGHTQRVVAVLADCDGDSLLYRVEQSGPACHTGAYSCFHQPLLEESVPAAGLDGTLERVYATITERLATLPEGSYVARLHAGGLDRVLKKISEEAGEVLLAAKNGDRAELATEAADLLFHTLFALAEVGVSPADVAAVLRGREGRSGLKGPKEAG; translated from the coding sequence ATGACCGCGCCGACGTTGGACACCCTGAAGTTCGGCGAGGATGGCCTGATTCCGGTCGTGACCCAGGACGCCCGCACGGGCGCGGTGCTGATGCAGGCCTACGCCGACCGCGCCGCCGTCGAGCGCACGCTGGGCACCCGCGAGGCGACCTACTACAGCCGCTCGCGCGGCGAACAGTGGGTCAAGGGGGCGACCAGCGGGCATACCCAGCGTGTCGTGGCTGTCCTGGCCGACTGCGACGGCGACAGCCTGCTGTACCGGGTCGAGCAGAGCGGCCCGGCCTGCCACACCGGGGCGTACTCCTGCTTTCACCAGCCGCTGCTGGAAGAAAGCGTGCCCGCCGCCGGGCTGGACGGCACCCTCGAGCGGGTGTATGCCACCATCACCGAGCGGCTCGCCACCCTGCCGGAGGGCAGCTACGTGGCGCGGCTGCACGCCGGGGGCCTCGACCGCGTGCTGAAAAAGATCAGCGAGGAGGCGGGCGAGGTGCTGCTCGCCGCCAAGAACGGCGACCGCGCCGAACTCGCCACCGAGGCCGCCGACCTGCTGTTTCACACCCTCTTCGCGCTGGCCGAGGTCGGCGTTTCGCCCGCCGACGTGGCCGCTGTGTTGCGGGGGCGCGAGGGCCGCAGCGGCCTGAAGGGGCCGAAAGAAGCGGGCTGA
- a CDS encoding SDR family NAD(P)-dependent oxidoreductase has product MHTLIVGATGGIGAATARAFAASGARLTLSGRDAGRLEALAAELGAGARAADLAYESHVRALLEGLSGLDTLVYAAGAVRPAPLAEVGAAAAREVWNANYFGALWVLKHGLGRLNAGGRVYLLGARPELVTARGFSQYAASKAALRGAAEVARLEARGVGITLVLPPAVDTGLWASVGRAPRGAISPDVVAAAIVADRAGAPQNELRVD; this is encoded by the coding sequence ATGCACACGCTGATCGTGGGAGCGACGGGAGGGATCGGCGCGGCCACCGCGCGGGCCTTCGCGGCGTCGGGGGCGCGGCTGACCCTCAGTGGCCGCGACGCGGGCCGTCTGGAGGCGCTGGCGGCCGAGCTGGGGGCCGGAGCCAGGGCCGCCGACCTCGCCTACGAGAGCCATGTCCGGGCGCTGCTGGAGGGCCTCTCGGGCCTCGATACGCTGGTGTACGCCGCCGGGGCCGTGCGCCCCGCCCCGCTGGCCGAAGTCGGCGCAGCCGCCGCGCGCGAGGTGTGGAACGCCAACTATTTCGGGGCGCTGTGGGTGCTCAAGCACGGGCTGGGGCGCCTGAACGCGGGCGGGCGCGTCTACCTGCTGGGCGCGCGGCCCGAACTCGTCACCGCGCGGGGATTTTCGCAGTACGCGGCGAGCAAGGCCGCCCTGAGGGGAGCCGCCGAGGTCGCCCGGCTGGAGGCCCGGGGCGTGGGGATCACGCTGGTGCTGCCCCCCGCCGTGGACACCGGGCTGTGGGCCTCGGTGGGCCGCGCCCCGCGCGGAGCGATTTCGCCGGATGTGGTCGCGGCGGCCATCGTGGCGGACCGCGCCGGGGCGCCCCAGAACGAACTGCGGGTGGATTGA